A window of Ammospiza nelsoni isolate bAmmNel1 chromosome 19, bAmmNel1.pri, whole genome shotgun sequence contains these coding sequences:
- the APOH gene encoding beta-2-glycoprotein 1 produces the protein MHPLALLGCLVALSHCALATKVCPRPPEVLFATLNVDKKVYEVGEEVEYTCRPGFMPNSGQRKYTCLPTGKWAFNTLLCLPKRCPPPPPLQNGKMDFEEFQYQSTVTFSCDPGYNLVGSRTSQCMADGKWTGTFPQCQPVTCAPPSLSEFGVISFRRLHPGNVSHFLDTIQFECVPPLALIGNETATCMANGTWSSIPVCKAVTCPTPIGIENGFIEFAVRRTYHYNESVSFGCQPGFVMEGPKRSRCESTGNWSTKPVCRAPCKIPVKKAVVLYNGEKKRVQNDLKDGILHGETVSFFCKNKEKSCAYTVDVACVDGNFTLPACFKERGFFSALVKKDPSEMKACEDEA, from the exons ATGcatcccctggcactgctcGGGTGCCTGGTGGCTCTGAGCCACTGCGCCCTGGCGACCAAAG TGTGTCCTAGGCCACCAGAAGTGTTGTTTGCCACCCTCAATGTAGACAAAAAGGTGTATGAAGTGGGTGAGGAAGTGGAGTACACCTGCCGGCCGGGGTTCATGCCCAACAGCGGGCAGAGGAAGTACACGTGCCTGCCGACGGGCAAGTGGGCCTTCaacaccctgctctgcctcc CAAAGAGATGCCCCCCTCCTCCACCCCTGCAGAATGGGAAAATGGATTTTGAAGAGTTTCAGTACCAGAGCACTGTAACTTTTTCATGCGATCCAGG CTACAACCTTGTTGGGTCAAGAACGAGCCAGTGCATGGCAGATGGAAAGTGGACTGGAACTTTTCCCCAGTGTCAAC CTGTGACTTGTGCACCTCCCTCGCTCTCAGAATTTGGGGTCATCTCTTTCCGTCGCCTACATCCTGGAAATGTCTCTCATTTCCTGGACACAATCCAGTTTGAATGTGTCCCTCCTCTTGCCCTGATTGGGAATGAGACAGCCACCTGCATGGCCAAtggcacctggagcagcatTCCAGTGTGCAAGG CTGTCACCTGCCCCACTCCGATAGGAATAGAGAATGGGTTTATAGAGTTTGCAGTGCGCAGAACCTACCACTACAACGAGAGCGTCAGCTTCGGCTGCCAGCCCGGCTTCGTCATGGAGGGACCCAAACGCTCCCGCTGCGAGAGCACTGGGAACTGGTCCACAAAGCCAGTCTGCAGAG caccATGTAAAATACCAGTTAAGAAAGCTGTAGTATTGTACAATGGAGAGAAGAAGAGAGTTCAGAACGACCTGAAGGATGGCATTCTGCACGGGGAAACTGTCTCCTTCTTCTGCAAGAACAAGGAAAAATCCTGTGCCTACACTGTGGATGTGGCATGTGTGGATGGCAACTTCaccctccctgcctgctttAAAG AACGTGGCTTTTTCTCAGCTCTGGTGAAGAAAGACCCTTCAGAGATGAAAGCCTGTGAAGATGAAGCCTGA